In Miscanthus floridulus cultivar M001 chromosome 19, ASM1932011v1, whole genome shotgun sequence, the DNA window ggctctgcctcacccgacacctgagggcaggcttcgcctcgcctaacAACTGAGGgcaagcttcgcctcgcccaatgttccgggattggctccgcctcgctcaacgtctacaccctgctcctttataatgatgagcatagggtaagacaagacactcaggtcaaccgttgtaccaaggaccatgccctacacaCCAAcgagaaggtaccatcaggatatgatgggacagGCACTTTAAGCCCTCCTAGGCATGACaaagcccaaatagtgttgtaggcgctgacttttgtcctatagtgttgtgggcgctgccatcagccctcggggGTGGATCCTAACATAGGCATACGGCAGCCACTACAGtctaggagggaactcacatcgtcAATAGTAATGAATGTATGGTCACTTCCCTGTCTGCTCCCTGTTGGTTCACGGCTCAGTACCCTGACATGCCGCATCATCCATCGGAGTAGGATGGGATGGGACCACTAGCCAACCGAAGCTAGGGAACGACCCTATCAGGATCAGTGAACGTGCTATCCCTAGCATGGTCTGCCATGACAGTAAGGTAGGCtcgagggaaaaggaagacccagcaccttcgaaggaccctctctacctctggttttttcctctttctcccatctataatccctgctcccccatggtctataaaagggagggcagggcaccccactaaagggacggaTCAATTTCGACACACATCACACATATAGCCAAGTAGCaatcgagctcttggcatcctttcgacctttacatcagagacttgggacctatccatCTCTCaactgtttgtaccccctactatgaacctttttcgatgctaataacatgagcagcagtagactagacgtagggacattctgcctaaaccagtataaaccttatatcctttagcacaccatctgggcctaacgcacaacaaatataaatttactagttggtgcttatttaaaacaccgacagttggcgtgccaggtaggggacctttgtgcATTCTGtttcaggccttggatggctagccaTGCAATCAATTGGGTCCCAAGCACACATGTGCATTTCAGTGACCTGAACTTCAttgtcacggtgggaggagagttggcgttagCTCAcgtcgccatccaatctctcccctccattggcttcaactatgggaggcttgagcaccagcccagcgtctcccttggaccccaatgGTCCATGAAGAACCAtgctgcctcaccctctctccgcaACACTCCGTGTAGAGCACCCCAATGATGCTTCCGTTCAGACTCCGTAATGTCGCAGCAAcagttagccaccttgtggcacagcgcatgatCCCATTCCCCGCAAACAATGAGTTCATAGGGATGATCAAAAGCATCAGGGAATACCTCCACAGGCTCCTAGCTAAGGGGCTAGGGTCAGACTCtagctctaactccagcaggaggagccatcacccttcctagGAATGTTTCATGGTGCATACCCCCAAGGGGCACATCGAAAGCATCTCCACGGAGGAGGCTACCTTAGTGGTGAAACCAAAGGGGAGATAGTGGccccacctcacgtaggggtggagcagctaagagcccaaAAGTGGGAGATCGAGGAAGCCGGAATCCAGCTTGTGTGGGAATGCACGAAGGTCGATCGGGAGATCAAACGCCATGGAGACAGTGGGCGCGCATGCACCAGGGCCCATGATGTGAactgaaggatcatcgccgataaTGAAGCCTGTCCGCCCTTTGCctaggcaagccaaaacatcgccgacACAACGACcatgctccatggccttctagaggccgcgaTGCCCAACGATCGTCAGGCCCACCtagagattcgcatgctactcaaGCGTGCGGTGATgcgagctcaacaccagccaaCACACGCCCTCGGCATGCCCCACCAAGGACGTGTCAGTCCATTAGGCACCGCAAGGTGGCAGGCACCATGCTGTGGTCTTGGTACATCAGCGTCTTGGCcgcaaccacgacacatgcagcaccctcgacgcccataGACACACCTACGGTGACCTAAGAGGAGGAGCctgccatggctatcatcctcatcgCGGTAGACGCTATGACAGTGGCTAGGACCAAAGCTCGAGCCCCAACCTGCCAGGCCCTCaagcctttggccggcacatcctcaatgctgctttccctccaaggtaccgaccacctaccaatatccctaagtactatggggagacaaaccccagaatttggctcaaagactatcagcttgcctatcaagccgatGGTGTGGATAGTGATGACTTCATTATTCgtaaccttccactattcttagccaaatcggcacgagcgtggttggaacacctaccatacaacgcaatctagagttgggtggatctaaaggagatctttgtggggaacttctagggcacatacaagtgccctaggaacccatgggacctcaagaactactgtCAGAAGGCTGGTGAGACCCTCTGAGGGTACATTAGGtgcttctcctggtagtgcaatgagctccctaacgtcgctaacactgacatgataggagccttcctgtctgagatgacctatgagtctttggttcataagctaggacgtaatggcccacgaaccaccaaggaactcctgaacATCGCCACTAGACATGCCTCAGGATAAGAGGCTATTAGAGCGATCTTTGATCGccttgagggcaaggcaaggtgggacaaGGGTGCCagcaaaggcacctccaatcgttccaccaaaaggaagaacaagaagcaatggcgtgaggattcgctcgtggccactgctgaccgcaagggtggccagaagcccacacagggcactccgaaccacttcaaaaagTTACTTGAGGGGTCATGCCCGAACCATGAATTCCTTGTTAAGCATTTTCTCAAagactgcagcctcatgcggcggttcttctccagaggctccaacaaaggggagtagggaaaggaccctgcccccactaCGGACGATACTAAGGTGAAGGACGATGGATTTCCAATGCCGGACAACTACCTTATGATCTTTAGAGGatcagtggcctatgactccaaacaccgACAAAAGGTCGcatgccgcgaggtctatatgacCGAACCAGCCACACGTggcttcctccggtggtcagagtccatcataacctttgatcgaaccGACCATCGAAGACCTCTAGGAGAAATTCACTCGTGGTTGACCTGATTGTTGGCCCGaagtgactcaccaaagtactaatggatgggggcagcggcctcaacatcatgtatgccaagacgctcaacgagatgggcgtcgaccggacaTGCCTTCGCCCAACCCAAGTGCTTTTCCACAGCATCGTGCCTAGGAACTAGGCCATGCAACTcgggcagattgatctacccgttaccttcggggatcagttcaattataggactaaaaccctcacctttaaggtggttgggttccctagaacTTTCTATGCCATCCTAGAACGtccatgctatgcaaagttcatggctgtccccaactatacatatctCAAACTGAAGATGatgggcccccatggggtcatcaccgtcagcacctccttccagtgggcctatgagtgtgaggtcgagtgctacggCCACACCGCAGCAATCGTTGCCTCTGGGAAACTCGCCACCCTTAGGCAGGAGGTCACCAAAGAGGTGCCTGATGCCAAGAAGTTGACCAGGTTATTCGAGTTGGCTgagggctctaaagaagtcctcatagaccccaggagCATTGAGGGTAAAATGGTGtgcattggtaccatgctttcctctgaataagaaagcgcgctcgtcgacttcctccgcggcaacaaagacatctttgcgtagaaaccctcggatatgccaggcattccgagggaggtcaccgagcatatgttgaagatccacctaggctccaagccaatgaagcaatgcctgcgtcgcttcaatgaggagaaacgtagggtcattggtgaagagatagcaaaactatcagcTACCGGATTCATCAAGAAAGTATACCACCCAGCGTGGTTAGATAATCCTgtccttgtacgaaagaagagtgggaaatggatgatgtgtgttgactatatgggtctcaacaaggcatgcccaaaggatctatttcctttgccatgcatagaccaaatagtcgactctacctcggggtgcgaaaccctctgcttcctcgatgcgtactccagctaccatcaaatcatgatgaaagagtacAACCAGCTCGagatatctttcatcaccccctttggattgttctgctatgtctcaatgttgtttggtctgaagaacgctggggctacgtaccagcgctgtatgttCAAATGCTTCGGggcctcatcgggtggaccattgaggcctacattgatgacatcatggttaagtccaaatgggctgactacctcattgccgatcttgagcaaaccttcgcaa includes these proteins:
- the LOC136526333 gene encoding uncharacterized protein, with the protein product MQLGQIDLPVTFGDQFNYRTKTLTFKVVGFPRTFYAILERPCYAKFMAVPNYTYLKLKMMGPHGVITVSTSFQWAYECEVECYGHTAAIVASGKLATLRQEVTKEVPDAKKLTRLFELAEGSKEVLIDPRSIEGKMVCIGTMLSSE